A window of Corallococcus macrosporus DSM 14697 contains these coding sequences:
- a CDS encoding MBL fold metallo-hydrolase, protein MLFRQLFDAETSTYTYLLADAATGAAALIDPVLEQVERDLKLLRERGLTLSVVLETHVHADHVTGAGVLRERTGAAVVASPRGAPCVDRMVRHGDLVRVGGLELHVLETPGHTDDSLSFLCDGRLFTGDALLIRGTGRTDFQNGDPGQLYDAITRVLFRLPEDTEVYPGHDYAGHTVSTVGEEKRHNPRLAGRSREDFIFLMQGLRLPPPRKLDVAVPANRACGHPLLPRSLQV, encoded by the coding sequence ATGCTCTTCCGACAGCTCTTCGACGCGGAGACCTCGACGTACACGTACCTGCTGGCCGACGCGGCCACGGGCGCCGCGGCGCTCATCGACCCGGTGCTGGAGCAGGTGGAGCGCGACCTGAAGCTCCTCCGCGAGCGGGGGCTCACGCTGTCCGTGGTGCTGGAGACCCACGTCCACGCCGACCACGTCACCGGCGCGGGGGTGCTCCGCGAACGCACGGGCGCCGCCGTGGTGGCCTCCCCCCGGGGGGCGCCGTGCGTGGACCGGATGGTCCGCCACGGCGACCTCGTGCGCGTGGGCGGCCTCGAACTCCACGTCCTCGAAACGCCCGGCCACACCGACGACAGCCTGAGCTTCCTGTGTGACGGCCGCCTCTTCACGGGTGACGCGCTGCTCATCCGGGGCACCGGGCGGACGGACTTCCAGAACGGCGACCCGGGGCAGCTCTACGACGCCATCACCCGCGTCCTCTTCCGCCTCCCCGAGGACACGGAGGTGTACCCCGGCCACGACTACGCCGGGCACACCGTGTCCACGGTGGGCGAGGAGAAGCGGCACAACCCCCGGCTGGCGGGGCGCTCGCGCGAGGACTTCATCTTCTTGATGCAGGGCCTCCGGTTGCCACCGCCCCGGAAGCTGGACGTCGCCGTCCCCGCCAACCGGGCCTGCGGACACCCGCTGCTCCCGCGCTCCCTCCAGGTCTGA
- a CDS encoding sulfite exporter TauE/SafE family protein — MLYAGIAGSLLVGVLLSLLGGGGSILTVPLLVYVLDVEPRTAIAMSLVVVGVTSASGALLHAREGRVQWRTALVFGAGGMGGAFIGGQLNPYLAPDTLLLLFACVMVAAAVAMLRRREAEPPAGGGAALPIPRVLAQGAGVGVLSGLVGAGGGFLIVPALTLAGLSTPAAAATSLVVISLQCAAGLVGHLSHLELPWVLTGEILLAAMAGSFLGGKLAGHVPPATLRKGFALFVLTTAALLLSAQAPAPLRERVHAADPWLVSTLFLAMAIPATAWWRLRVARQQQDAARVLPR; from the coding sequence ATGCTGTACGCGGGCATCGCCGGTTCCCTGCTCGTGGGTGTGCTGCTGAGCCTGCTCGGAGGCGGCGGCTCCATCCTCACCGTGCCGCTGCTCGTGTACGTCCTGGACGTCGAGCCGCGGACCGCCATCGCCATGTCCCTGGTGGTGGTGGGCGTCACCAGCGCCAGCGGGGCGCTCCTCCACGCGCGCGAGGGCCGTGTCCAATGGCGCACCGCGCTCGTGTTCGGCGCGGGTGGCATGGGCGGCGCCTTCATCGGAGGCCAGCTCAACCCCTACCTCGCGCCGGACACGCTGCTGCTCCTGTTCGCGTGCGTCATGGTGGCCGCCGCCGTGGCCATGCTGCGCCGCCGCGAAGCCGAGCCCCCCGCCGGCGGCGGCGCCGCGCTCCCCATCCCACGCGTGCTCGCGCAGGGCGCCGGGGTGGGCGTGCTGTCGGGGCTGGTGGGCGCGGGAGGCGGCTTCCTCATCGTCCCCGCGCTGACGCTGGCGGGCCTGTCCACGCCGGCCGCCGCCGCCACGTCGCTGGTGGTCATCTCACTCCAGTGCGCCGCGGGGCTCGTGGGGCACTTGAGCCACCTCGAGCTGCCCTGGGTGCTCACCGGCGAGATTCTCCTGGCCGCGATGGCGGGCAGCTTCCTGGGAGGAAAGCTGGCGGGGCACGTGCCGCCCGCGACGCTGCGCAAGGGCTTCGCCCTCTTCGTGCTGACCACCGCCGCCTTGCTCCTGAGCGCGCAAGCGCCCGCGCCGCTGCGGGAGCGAGTCCACGCCGCGGACCCGTGGCTGGTGAGCACGCTCTTCCTGGCCATGGCCATCCCCGCGACGGCGTGGTGGCGCCTGCGCGTGGCGCGCCAACAGCAGGACGCCGCGCGGGTCCTCCCCCGGTGA
- a CDS encoding rhodanese-like domain-containing protein, which produces MHPLFDRATPHPSGYREVDAGLLAAHLPSSLTVLDVREPDELDGILGHIAGIRHAPLATVRDAVGAWPRDTDLVLVCRSGARSSSAATALAALGFSRVMNLQGGMLAWNTARLPVVRTAPHPLPTLSLVQDGLMDGLHLALTPPPHEGPTLPPMTNPSREALTAVLDALQAARPPGVRDIAAFERLLRMCRDQLAVARLESGS; this is translated from the coding sequence ATGCATCCGCTCTTCGACCGCGCCACGCCGCATCCTTCCGGCTACCGGGAGGTGGACGCGGGACTGCTCGCGGCCCACCTGCCCTCCTCGCTCACGGTCCTCGACGTGCGGGAGCCCGACGAGCTCGACGGCATCCTGGGTCACATCGCGGGCATCCGGCACGCACCGCTGGCCACGGTGAGGGACGCCGTCGGCGCCTGGCCTCGTGACACGGACCTGGTGCTGGTGTGCCGCTCCGGCGCGCGCTCGTCGAGCGCCGCCACGGCCCTGGCCGCGCTGGGCTTCAGCCGGGTGATGAACCTGCAGGGCGGAATGCTCGCGTGGAACACCGCGAGGCTGCCCGTCGTGCGCACCGCGCCCCACCCCTTGCCGACCTTGAGCCTGGTACAGGACGGCTTGATGGACGGCCTCCACCTCGCCCTGACACCACCGCCCCATGAAGGCCCCACGCTGCCGCCCATGACGAACCCCTCTCGCGAAGCACTCACCGCCGTGCTCGACGCGCTCCAGGCGGCGCGACCTCCAGGCGTCCGCGACATCGCCGCCTTTGAACGACTGCTGCGCATGTGCCGGGACCAGCTCGCCGTGGCTCGCCTGGAAAGCGGGTCGTGA